One region of Enterobacter ludwigii genomic DNA includes:
- a CDS encoding IS110 family transposase, with the protein MVDKVTEAAVVGGVDTHKDLHVAAVVDQNNKVLGTQYFSTTRQGYRQMLAWMTSFGTLKRIGVECTGTYGSGLLRYFQNAGLEVLEVTAPDRMERRKRGKSDTIDAECAAHAAFSGIRTVTPKTRDGMIESLRVLKTCRKTAISARRVALQIIHSNIISAPDELREQLRNMTRMQLIRTLGSWRPDASEYRNVTNVYRISLKSLARRYLELHDEIADLDVMIAAIVDELAPELIKRNAIGYESASQLLITAGDNPQRLRSESGFAALCGVSPVPVSSGKTNRYRLNRGGDRAANSALHIIAIGRLRTDAKTKEYVARRVAEGHTKMEAIRCLKRYISREVYTLLRNQNRRINSIPITA; encoded by the coding sequence ATGGTTGATAAAGTTACCGAAGCTGCCGTTGTGGGTGGCGTGGATACACATAAAGATTTGCACGTTGCCGCTGTCGTAGATCAGAACAATAAAGTCCTTGGGACTCAGTATTTCTCCACAACACGACAAGGTTACCGGCAGATGCTGGCATGGATGACCTCGTTTGGGACATTAAAGCGAATTGGTGTTGAGTGCACAGGTACCTATGGTTCCGGTTTGCTTCGTTATTTTCAGAACGCCGGGTTAGAAGTTCTTGAGGTGACTGCTCCAGACCGGATGGAGCGACGCAAACGGGGTAAAAGTGACACAATTGATGCTGAATGTGCCGCTCATGCAGCATTCTCAGGCATCAGGACAGTTACTCCCAAAACGCGTGATGGCATGATTGAGTCCCTGCGGGTATTAAAAACTTGCCGAAAAACAGCAATATCAGCCCGCAGAGTCGCTCTCCAGATTATCCATTCAAATATTATCTCTGCCCCGGATGAATTACGTGAACAGCTCAGAAATATGACGCGCATGCAGCTCATCAGGACCCTGGGTTCCTGGAGACCTGATGCCAGTGAATACCGCAATGTAACCAACGTTTATCGCATTTCATTAAAGTCCCTTGCCCGACGCTATCTCGAGTTACATGACGAAATCGCTGATCTGGATGTCATGATTGCGGCAATTGTCGACGAGTTGGCACCTGAGCTGATTAAACGTAATGCTATCGGATACGAAAGCGCTTCACAGTTGCTGATCACTGCCGGAGACAATCCTCAACGGTTAAGATCAGAATCAGGATTTGCGGCACTGTGTGGTGTCAGCCCGGTCCCCGTTTCTTCTGGAAAAACGAACCGTTACCGACTTAATCGTGGTGGAGATCGTGCTGCAAATAGTGCACTTCACATCATCGCCATCGGACGCTTACGAACTGACGCAAAAACAAAGGAATATGTCGCCAGGCGTGTAGCCGAAGGACATACAAAAATGGAAGCGATACGCTGTCTAAAGCGATATATCTCCCGCGAAGTTTACACGTTACTGCGCAATCAAAACAGGCGGATCAACAGTATCCCGATAACAGCTTGA
- the tnpB gene encoding IS66 family insertion sequence element accessory protein TnpB (TnpB, as the term is used for proteins encoded by IS66 family insertion elements, is considered an accessory protein, since TnpC, encoded by a neighboring gene, is a DDE family transposase.): MIPLPSGTRIWLVAGVTDMRKSFNGLGELVQHVLDDNPFSGHLFIFRGRKGDTVRILWADADGLCLFTKRLEEGQFVWPAVRDGKIAITRSQLAMLLDKLDWRKPKTARLNSLTML, from the coding sequence ATGATACCCTTACCGTCAGGCACTCGTATCTGGCTGGTTGCCGGGGTCACCGATATGCGTAAGTCCTTCAATGGTCTGGGCGAACTGGTCCAGCATGTTCTTGATGACAATCCGTTCTCCGGCCACCTGTTTATCTTCCGTGGTCGTAAAGGTGACACCGTGAGGATCCTCTGGGCTGATGCTGACGGTCTGTGTCTGTTTACCAAACGTCTGGAAGAGGGACAGTTCGTCTGGCCTGCTGTACGCGACGGCAAAATCGCCATCACCCGCTCACAACTCGCCATGCTCCTCGATAAGCTGGACTGGCGGAAACCTAAAACTGCACGCCTTAACTCACTGACGATGTTGTAA
- a CDS encoding IS5 family transposase: MKDQITHLPDNADRSVAKQKFKITNWPTYNKALINRGSITFWLDDEAIQAWYESATPSSRGRPQRYSDLAITTVLVIKRVFRLTLRAAQGFIDSIFTLMNVPLRCPDYTSVSKRAKSVNVSFKTPTRGEIAHLVIDSTGLKVFGEGEWKVKKHGQERRRIWRKLHLAVDSNTHEIICADLSLNNVTDSEAFPGLIRQTHRKIRAASADGAYDTRLCHDELRRKKISALIPPRKGAGYWPGEYADRNRAVANQRLTGSNARWKWTTDYNRRSIAETAMYRVKQLFGGSLTLRDYDGQVAEAMALVRALNKMTKAGMPESVRIA; this comes from the coding sequence TTGAAGGATCAGATCACGCATCTTCCCGACAACGCAGACCGTTCCGTGGCAAAGCAAAAGTTCAAAATCACCAACTGGCCCACCTACAATAAAGCCCTCATCAACCGTGGCTCCATAACTTTCTGGCTGGATGATGAAGCTATTCAGGCCTGGTATGAGTCGGCAACGCCTTCATCACGGGGAAGACCTCAGCGCTATTCTGATCTCGCCATCACCACCGTTCTGGTCATTAAACGCGTGTTCAGGTTGACCCTGCGGGCTGCACAGGGTTTTATTGATTCCATTTTTACACTGATGAATGTTCCGTTGCGCTGCCCGGATTACACCAGTGTCAGCAAGCGCGCAAAGTCGGTTAATGTCAGTTTCAAAACGCCCACCCGGGGTGAAATCGCGCATCTGGTGATTGATTCCACCGGGCTGAAGGTCTTTGGTGAAGGCGAATGGAAAGTCAAAAAACATGGCCAGGAACGCCGCCGTATCTGGCGAAAGTTGCATCTGGCAGTTGACAGCAACACACATGAAATCATCTGTGCAGACCTGTCGCTGAACAATGTGACGGACTCAGAAGCCTTCCCGGGTCTTATCCGGCAGACTCACAGAAAAATCAGGGCAGCATCGGCAGACGGCGCTTACGACACCCGGCTCTGTCACGATGAACTGCGGCGTAAGAAAATCAGCGCGCTTATCCCGCCCCGAAAAGGCGCGGGTTACTGGCCCGGTGAATATGCAGACCGTAACCGTGCTGTTGCGAATCAGCGGCTGACCGGGAGTAATGCGCGGTGGAAATGGACAACAGATTATAACCGTCGCTCGATAGCGGAAACGGCGATGTACCGGGTAAAACAGCTGTTCGGAGGTTCACTGACACTGCGTGACTACGATGGTCAGGTTGCAGAGGCTATGGCCCTGGTACGAGCGCTGAACAAAATGACGAAAGCAGGTATGCCTGAAAGCGTGCGTATTGCCTGA